A genomic segment from Natator depressus isolate rNatDep1 chromosome 19, rNatDep2.hap1, whole genome shotgun sequence encodes:
- the MRPS15 gene encoding small ribosomal subunit protein uS15m, with protein sequence MLLLGLRAALGWARSCRRPGPGWSRAVSGALRLQETRDRRSVYSPLVQTVRGYARPVKKRKQALPSHLDDLPPTMLKKDYANVPIIDKVDDVVKRLLSLEMANQREKVKIKTQQLIEKVRRTPSDNGSFEVQTAILTAKIQTHREHLQMHPKDKSNRRRMLMAIDRRKKLLKYLRRTRYETFEHTCKQLGIQYTLPPLYCRRMSRRWAAKKAFCLKVFNEVQKLKAPERLKQRREWQAKARARKEQTLQSEGTPV encoded by the exons atgctgctgctggggctccgcGCGGCGCTGGGCTGGGCCCGGAGCTGCCGCCGGCCGGGCCCCGGCTGGAGCAGGGCGGTGAGCGGGGCCCTCCGCCTGCAGGAGACGCGGGACCGGCGCTCGG TTTACAGCCCGCTTGTTCAGACAGTCAGAGGTTATGCGAGGCCTGTTAAAAAGAGGAAGCAAG CACTCCCCAGCCATCTGGATGACCTTCCTCCTACCATGCTGAAGAAAGATTATGCCAATGTCCCAATAATAGATAA GGTTGATGACGTAGTGAAAAGGCTGTTGTCTCTGGAAATGGCCAACCAG agagagaaggtgaaGATAAAGACACAGCAGCTGATAGAGAAGGTTCGGAGGACTCCCAGTGACAACGGTTCCTTTGAGGTACAAA CTGCTATTTTGACTGCCAAGATTCAAACTCACCGGGAGCACCTGCAGATGCACCCCAAG GACAAAAGTAACCGGCGTCGCATGCTGATGGCCATAGATCGCCGGAAGAAACTGCTCAAGTATCTGCGTCGCACCCGCTATGAGACTTTTGAGCACACGTGCAAGCAGCTGGGCATCCAGTACACGTTACCGCCACTCTATTGCAGGAGAATGAGCCGGCGATGGGCCGCTAAGAAGGCTTTCTGCCTCAAG GTTTTCAATGAGGTACAGAAACTGAAAGCACCCGAGAGGCTAAAGCAGAGACGAGAATGGCAAGCAAAAGCAAGGGCCAGAAAGGAGCAGACGCTGCAAAGTGAAGGGACCCCAGTATAG
- the LOC141974742 gene encoding cornifelin homolog B-like: MSQTVIIQQPGSVGSAVMSPTGDWSTGRYECCADCATCCLGTFCPALLACYVANKYGENCCLGIAFGGMTALRTHMRLSYGIQGTICRDVLAMCFCGPCEVCRMAREMNIRSPH; this comes from the exons ATGTCCCAGACCGTGATCATCCAGCAACCTGGTTCCGTGGGGTCTGCTGTCATGTCCCCAACGGGTGACTGGAGCACCGGGAGGTACGAATGTTGTGCAGACTGTGCAACAT GCTGTTTAGGTACGTTTTGCCCAGCACTTCTGGCATGTTATGTGGCAAACAAGTATGGAGAGAACTGCTGCCTTGGCATCGCTTTTGGAGGCATGACGGCACTGCGAACTCACATGCGTCTCTCTTACGGCATCCAG GGAACCATCTGCAGGGACGTACTGGCGATGTGCTTTTGTGGCCCTTGTGAGGTATGCAGAATGGCTCGTGAAATGAACATCCGCTCTCCACACTAA